The Leifsonia williamsii genome includes a region encoding these proteins:
- a CDS encoding ABC transporter substrate-binding protein — protein MRRNTRRALVASAMVAAAAMVALTGCAKGGAAAGSSNGELTMWTHNAGNKAELGAVQKIVDDFNKSQSKYRVKVQAFPQDSYNQSVTAAAASKKLPCILDIDAPNVPNWVWAGYLSPLTGLESQLDGFLPSTVGKYDGKTYSYGFYDVALNLITKKSTLDAVGVRVPTVDEPWTKAEFDDLLTKLKASGKFRYAADFMTSSTGEWWPYAYSPLLQSFGGDLIDRDGYKTADGALNSADAVAWAKWFRGLVADGSIAAKSGTDPAADFANGKTGILYDGSWAADSLRQKFGDDVLFLPPVDFGKGPKIGGGSWQWGVSKTCSDQAGALAYMKFATADKYVAGVAKAAGTIPATEGAAALVPGYGEGEDNAIFREYSQKFAEVRPVTPGYPFIATTFTKAAQDIVNGADPKSTLDQAVKDIDANQKSNNYFK, from the coding sequence GTGAGAAGGAACACTCGCCGGGCGCTCGTGGCGTCCGCGATGGTCGCGGCGGCCGCCATGGTGGCGCTCACCGGCTGCGCCAAGGGAGGCGCCGCTGCCGGCTCCTCGAACGGGGAGCTGACCATGTGGACCCACAACGCGGGCAACAAGGCCGAGCTCGGGGCCGTGCAGAAGATCGTCGACGACTTCAACAAGAGTCAGTCGAAGTACCGGGTGAAGGTGCAGGCCTTCCCGCAGGACTCCTACAACCAGTCCGTCACCGCGGCGGCCGCGTCGAAGAAGCTCCCGTGCATCCTCGACATCGACGCGCCCAACGTGCCCAATTGGGTCTGGGCCGGCTACCTGTCGCCGCTGACCGGGCTCGAGTCGCAGCTCGACGGCTTCCTGCCCTCCACGGTCGGGAAGTACGACGGCAAGACCTACTCCTACGGGTTCTACGACGTCGCTCTCAACCTCATCACGAAGAAGAGCACCCTCGACGCCGTCGGCGTGCGCGTGCCGACCGTCGACGAGCCGTGGACGAAGGCGGAGTTCGACGACCTCCTCACCAAGCTCAAGGCCTCGGGGAAGTTCCGCTACGCGGCCGACTTCATGACCAGCTCGACGGGGGAGTGGTGGCCGTACGCGTACTCGCCGCTGCTGCAGAGCTTCGGCGGAGACCTGATCGACCGCGACGGCTACAAGACCGCCGACGGCGCGCTGAACAGCGCCGACGCGGTGGCGTGGGCGAAGTGGTTCCGCGGGCTGGTCGCCGACGGCTCCATCGCGGCGAAGTCGGGCACCGACCCGGCGGCGGACTTCGCCAACGGCAAGACCGGCATCCTCTACGACGGCAGCTGGGCGGCCGACTCCCTGCGGCAGAAGTTCGGCGACGACGTGCTGTTCCTCCCGCCGGTCGACTTCGGGAAGGGCCCGAAGATCGGCGGCGGCTCGTGGCAGTGGGGCGTCTCGAAGACCTGCTCGGACCAGGCGGGCGCCCTGGCGTACATGAAGTTCGCCACGGCTGACAAGTACGTCGCCGGTGTCGCGAAGGCGGCCGGCACCATCCCGGCGACGGAGGGCGCCGCCGCGCTCGTGCCCGGCTACGGCGAGGGCGAGGACAACGCGATCTTCCGCGAGTACTCGCAGAAGTTCGCCGAGGTCCGCCCGGTCACTCCCGGCTACCCCTTCATCGCCACCACGTTCACCAAAGCCGCTCAGGACATCGTGAACGGCGCCGACCCGAAGTCGACCCTCGACCAGGCGGTCAAGGACATCGACGCCAACCAGAAGTCGAACAACTACTTCAAGTGA
- a CDS encoding carbohydrate ABC transporter permease, protein MTTVVKPDVRVDRHVPTVRAGVAGRSKEASVALLMFAPAAVLIATFLIVPIGLTFVLAFTNARLVSPEPAQFVGVDNFVNLFTDDTFWASLRNTIIFTIVIVPFQSALALVLALLVNSRVRGTTFFRTVYFLPVVTSIVVVSMLWLFLYQKDGLINVLLSKAGIQGPDWLGDPHWALFAIILMSAWQAMGFHMIIWLAGLQTIPEELYEAAALDGATRWQQFAHITWPGLRQTRTFILITITIAAFGLFSQVNIMTQGGPINSTSTLVFQAVRSGFQQQQTGYASAISLVFFVLVLVVTLLQRFVTRDKEARR, encoded by the coding sequence ATGACAACCGTCGTCAAGCCGGACGTGCGCGTCGACCGCCACGTCCCGACCGTCCGCGCCGGCGTCGCCGGCCGCTCGAAGGAGGCATCGGTCGCGCTCCTCATGTTCGCGCCCGCCGCCGTCCTCATCGCCACGTTCCTGATCGTCCCGATCGGGCTCACCTTCGTCCTCGCCTTCACGAACGCGCGGCTGGTCTCTCCGGAGCCCGCCCAGTTCGTCGGCGTCGACAACTTCGTCAACCTGTTCACCGACGACACCTTTTGGGCGTCGCTGCGCAACACGATCATCTTCACCATCGTGATCGTCCCGTTCCAGTCGGCGCTCGCCCTCGTGCTGGCGCTGCTCGTCAACAGCCGGGTGCGCGGGACGACGTTCTTCCGCACCGTGTACTTCCTCCCGGTCGTCACCTCCATCGTCGTGGTGTCGATGCTGTGGCTGTTCCTGTACCAGAAGGACGGCCTGATCAACGTCCTGCTGTCGAAGGCCGGCATCCAGGGCCCCGACTGGCTGGGCGACCCGCACTGGGCGCTGTTCGCGATCATCCTGATGTCCGCGTGGCAGGCGATGGGCTTCCACATGATCATCTGGCTCGCCGGGCTGCAGACGATCCCGGAGGAGCTCTACGAGGCGGCCGCCCTCGACGGCGCGACGCGCTGGCAGCAGTTCGCCCACATCACCTGGCCGGGCCTGCGGCAGACGCGCACGTTCATCCTCATCACCATCACCATCGCGGCGTTCGGCCTGTTCTCGCAGGTGAACATCATGACCCAGGGAGGCCCCATCAACTCCACCTCGACGCTGGTGTTCCAGGCGGTCCGCAGCGGGTTCCAGCAGCAGCAGACCGGTTACGCGTCCGCGATCTCGTTGGTGTTCTTCGTGCTGGTGCTGGTCGTCACGCTGCTCCAGCGGTTCGTCACCCGTGACAAGGAGGCGCGACGATGA
- a CDS encoding carbohydrate ABC transporter permease: MKRSARGVLVLALKIVLALVFGLPLLFMVVSSFKPDTQIFGDLGGIQAFLPVGDLSLDNYTGVFDRVPFAQFLLNSVIISVTTVVLGIIVNSMAAFALSRMRMPGRKWALGVVLATLIVPFEVMALPLLWEVNQLPYFDGAHIVQGWLDTYTVQIVPFVANAFSIFLFYQYFDSIPKELDEAARVDGAGWFRIYRTVIMPLAGPAVATVAILTFLPAWNQYLWPLMVTQSEAVRPAMVGIDYFKQLNTSWGQIMAYASIITIPVLALFVAFQRSFVNSIASQGLKG, translated from the coding sequence ATGAAGCGGTCGGCCCGCGGCGTGCTCGTGCTCGCGCTCAAAATCGTCCTGGCGCTGGTGTTCGGCCTGCCGCTGCTGTTCATGGTGGTCTCGAGCTTCAAGCCCGACACGCAGATCTTCGGCGACCTGGGCGGCATCCAGGCGTTCCTCCCCGTCGGCGACCTGAGCCTCGACAACTACACCGGCGTCTTCGACCGGGTGCCGTTCGCCCAGTTCCTGCTCAACTCCGTCATCATCTCGGTCACGACGGTCGTGCTCGGCATCATCGTCAACTCGATGGCGGCCTTCGCGCTCTCGCGGATGCGGATGCCGGGTCGCAAGTGGGCGCTCGGCGTGGTGCTCGCGACGCTGATCGTGCCGTTCGAGGTCATGGCGCTGCCGCTGCTGTGGGAGGTGAACCAGCTGCCGTACTTCGACGGCGCGCACATCGTGCAGGGCTGGCTCGACACCTACACGGTGCAGATCGTGCCGTTCGTCGCGAACGCCTTCTCGATCTTCCTCTTCTACCAGTACTTCGACTCGATCCCGAAGGAGCTGGACGAGGCGGCGCGCGTGGACGGCGCCGGCTGGTTCCGCATCTACCGGACCGTCATCATGCCGCTGGCGGGGCCGGCGGTGGCGACCGTCGCCATCCTCACCTTCCTCCCGGCCTGGAACCAGTACCTCTGGCCGCTCATGGTCACGCAGAGCGAGGCGGTCCGGCCGGCCATGGTCGGCATCGACTACTTCAAGCAGCTCAACACCTCGTGGGGCCAGATCATGGCCTACGCGAGCATCATCACCATCCCTGTGCTGGCGCTCTTCGTCGCCTTCCAGCGCTCGTTCGTCAACTCCATCGCCTCGCAAGGGCTGAAAGGCTGA
- a CDS encoding glycosyl hydrolase family 32 has protein sequence MFSLPDSYVWDFWFADDGDRYHLFFLYASKALQDPDARHHRASVGHAVSGDLVGWKRVEDALVRSDAPAFDDLATWTGSVVRDDAGVWHMFYTGATLTAAGNVQSIGVATSEDLLTWRKSPANPILRADARWYETIADGHWHDEAFRDPFVYRQQDGTWRMLVTARAGHGQVDDRGVIATATSPDLVEWTLLPPLSQPGAGFGQLEVLNTATVDGRSVLFFSCLAPELASTRRETGSRGGVWAVVADRDGEWDPRQAHQVTGDDLYVGRVVVDRAGEPAFFAFRNAGPEGGFVGGITDPMPVRVIDGRVVAGERALDAVPVAR, from the coding sequence ATGTTCTCTCTCCCCGACAGCTACGTCTGGGACTTCTGGTTCGCCGACGACGGCGACCGGTACCACCTCTTCTTCCTCTACGCGTCGAAGGCGCTGCAGGACCCCGACGCGCGACACCACCGGGCCTCCGTGGGGCATGCGGTCTCCGGCGACCTCGTGGGCTGGAAGCGGGTGGAGGATGCGCTGGTGCGCAGCGACGCCCCCGCCTTCGACGACCTCGCCACCTGGACCGGCAGCGTCGTGCGCGACGACGCCGGTGTGTGGCACATGTTCTACACCGGAGCGACGCTCACCGCGGCGGGCAACGTGCAGAGCATCGGCGTCGCGACCTCGGAGGACCTGCTCACCTGGCGCAAGAGCCCGGCGAACCCGATCCTCCGGGCGGATGCGCGGTGGTACGAGACCATCGCCGACGGGCACTGGCACGACGAGGCGTTCCGGGACCCGTTCGTCTACCGGCAGCAGGACGGCACCTGGCGGATGCTCGTCACCGCCCGCGCCGGGCACGGGCAGGTCGACGATCGCGGGGTGATCGCGACCGCGACCTCCCCCGACCTCGTGGAGTGGACGCTGCTGCCGCCGCTATCGCAGCCGGGCGCCGGCTTCGGTCAGCTGGAGGTGCTGAACACGGCGACGGTGGACGGCCGATCGGTGCTGTTCTTCTCGTGCCTGGCCCCCGAGCTCGCGTCCACCCGGCGCGAGACCGGTTCCCGGGGCGGGGTGTGGGCCGTGGTCGCCGACCGCGACGGGGAGTGGGATCCGCGTCAGGCGCACCAGGTGACCGGAGACGACCTGTACGTCGGCCGGGTCGTCGTGGACCGTGCGGGGGAGCCGGCCTTCTTCGCCTTCCGAAACGCGGGGCCGGAGGGCGGGTTCGTCGGCGGCATCACCGATCCGATGCCCGTGCGGGTGATCGACGGGCGTGTGGTGGCGGGGGAGCGGGCGCTCGACGCGGTGCCGGTGGCCCGCTAG
- a CDS encoding MFS transporter: protein MSSTTPAPAWRRTVVLALIMGAQLMMVLDTSIVTTALPHLVDELGFSPASLSWVQNAYVLAFGGLLLLGARVGDLAGRRRVFVIAVAVFALASLVAGLAFSAPVLLAARVLQGVASAFAIPSTLALLVGAYPEPEQRSRAIAVYSAVIGAGASVGIIVGGLFTDLLSWRWGLLINVPIGLIVVLLSPRFLTETARRRGSFDLAGALTITVGMTALVWGLIESSTLGWASPVVIGLLALAAVLVVAFVLIERRTAEPIVPLGLFANATRSGAYLARILIVGAMFSTFYFLSQYLQDVLHFSALLAGLSFIPLTGMFFATVYVVRPLVRWMGQERLLIASLVLALVGMGWLSTVGAGTAFLPWVLLPLLVLGIGQGIAIILLTQFGMADVPADQAGAGSGLVNTAHQLGGSVGLAVLAGVFIAAGGDRAAIAAQVTGYQAVFHVAAGFYALAVVVGVVMLVAARRARRSAPVNAVEQPV, encoded by the coding sequence ATGTCTTCCACAACGCCGGCGCCCGCCTGGCGCCGCACCGTCGTGCTCGCCCTGATCATGGGCGCGCAGCTGATGATGGTGCTCGACACCTCGATCGTCACCACCGCGCTCCCACACCTGGTCGACGAGCTGGGCTTCTCGCCCGCCTCGCTCTCCTGGGTGCAGAACGCCTACGTGCTCGCCTTCGGCGGCCTCCTGCTGCTCGGCGCGCGCGTGGGCGACCTCGCCGGCCGCAGGCGCGTCTTCGTGATCGCGGTCGCCGTCTTCGCACTCGCCTCGCTGGTCGCCGGCCTCGCGTTCTCGGCGCCCGTCCTGCTCGCGGCCCGGGTGCTCCAGGGCGTCGCGTCAGCCTTCGCGATCCCATCGACGCTCGCCCTCCTGGTCGGCGCCTACCCCGAGCCGGAGCAGCGCAGCCGCGCCATCGCCGTCTACAGCGCGGTGATCGGAGCGGGCGCGAGCGTCGGCATCATCGTCGGCGGTCTCTTCACCGACCTGCTGTCGTGGCGCTGGGGGCTGCTGATCAACGTGCCCATCGGCCTGATCGTCGTCCTGCTGTCGCCGCGCTTCCTCACCGAGACCGCGCGGCGCCGCGGCAGCTTCGACCTGGCGGGCGCCCTGACGATCACCGTCGGCATGACCGCGCTCGTCTGGGGCCTGATCGAGTCGAGCACGCTCGGCTGGGCCTCCCCGGTCGTCATCGGCCTGCTGGCCCTGGCCGCGGTTCTCGTGGTGGCCTTCGTCCTGATCGAACGCCGCACGGCCGAGCCGATCGTCCCGCTCGGCCTGTTCGCGAACGCGACCCGGTCGGGCGCGTACCTGGCCCGCATCCTGATCGTCGGGGCCATGTTCTCGACGTTCTACTTCCTCAGCCAGTACCTGCAGGACGTGCTGCACTTCAGCGCCCTGCTCGCGGGGCTGAGCTTCATCCCGCTGACCGGCATGTTCTTCGCCACCGTCTACGTGGTGCGGCCGCTGGTGCGGTGGATGGGGCAGGAGCGCCTCCTGATCGCCTCCCTCGTCCTCGCCCTCGTCGGCATGGGCTGGCTGTCGACCGTCGGCGCGGGCACCGCCTTCCTCCCGTGGGTGCTCCTCCCGCTCCTCGTGCTCGGTATCGGGCAGGGCATCGCGATCATCCTCCTCACGCAGTTCGGCATGGCCGACGTGCCGGCCGACCAGGCGGGAGCCGGCTCGGGCCTCGTGAACACGGCGCACCAGCTCGGCGGATCGGTCGGCCTCGCCGTGCTGGCGGGCGTGTTCATCGCCGCCGGTGGAGACCGCGCCGCGATCGCCGCGCAGGTCACCGGATACCAGGCGGTCTTCCACGTGGCGGCCGGCTTCTACGCACTCGCCGTCGTCGTGGGCGTGGTGATGCTCGTGGCGGCGCGCAGAGCCCGTCGCAGCGCGCCGGTGAACGCGGTCGAACAACCTGTTTGA
- a CDS encoding TetR/AcrR family transcriptional regulator, translated as MSERPLRADARRNHERIVAAAAEVFAEAGSSASFEEVARRAGVGSATLYRRFPTRADLFEAVYADQVDHLLARGDEEPGSPGDALDAWLRRFVEFIIGKRAFAEEMAHDTELVFAARARIYGTAEPLLAAAQASGEARQDVTADDVLRMLSGIGLADYPQPGQLERVIGVCLDGLRPGGAPAP; from the coding sequence ATGTCCGAACGTCCGCTCCGCGCCGACGCGCGCCGCAACCACGAGCGCATCGTCGCGGCCGCCGCCGAGGTGTTCGCCGAGGCAGGCTCGTCGGCGTCGTTCGAGGAGGTCGCCCGCCGCGCCGGGGTGGGCAGCGCCACGCTCTACCGGCGCTTCCCGACGCGGGCCGACCTGTTCGAGGCCGTATACGCCGACCAGGTCGACCACCTGCTGGCGCGCGGCGACGAGGAGCCCGGCTCCCCGGGTGACGCGCTCGACGCGTGGTTGCGCCGGTTCGTGGAGTTCATCATCGGCAAGCGCGCGTTCGCCGAGGAGATGGCCCACGACACGGAGCTCGTCTTCGCGGCGAGGGCCCGCATCTACGGGACGGCCGAGCCGCTGCTCGCCGCGGCGCAGGCCTCCGGCGAGGCGCGCCAGGACGTCACCGCCGACGACGTGCTGCGCATGCTCAGCGGCATCGGACTGGCGGACTACCCGCAGCCGGGCCAGCTGGAGCGCGTCATCGGCGTGTGCCTGGACGGCCTCCGGCCCGGAGGTGCGCCGGCGCCCTGA
- a CDS encoding GNAT family N-acetyltransferase — protein MTSADFEYPDEAGYPDGVGTLTEDQVVLIDEVNDDHSPTITFFVARNEPAATYEAISGDTVIGGLTFEAADENRLVLVAAAVYPEYRGQGVATELIRRVLDDVRDRGVTVTILCPIVRAFIDRNPAYDDLVDRDLPGLRSSR, from the coding sequence ATGACCAGCGCTGATTTCGAGTACCCCGACGAGGCCGGCTACCCCGACGGCGTCGGCACCCTGACCGAGGACCAGGTCGTGCTCATCGACGAGGTGAACGACGACCACTCCCCCACCATCACGTTCTTCGTCGCGCGCAACGAGCCGGCCGCCACCTACGAGGCCATCTCGGGCGACACGGTGATCGGCGGCCTGACCTTCGAGGCGGCCGACGAGAACCGGCTCGTGCTGGTCGCGGCGGCCGTCTACCCCGAGTACCGCGGACAGGGCGTCGCGACGGAGCTGATCCGGCGCGTCCTCGACGACGTGCGCGACCGCGGGGTGACGGTCACGATCCTGTGCCCGATCGTCCGCGCCTTCATCGACCGCAACCCCGCCTACGACGACCTGGTCGACCGCGACCTCCCCGGCCTGCGGAGTTCGCGATGA
- a CDS encoding NADP-dependent oxidoreductase — MKAVVVTDQAEGAAGMRLMDRPEPRPAINDVLVEVHAAAYVPTEIDWPSTWADRAGRAKSPSILGHDLAGVVTALGYGTTGLTVGQRVFGISDWHRDGTLAEYVAVESRNLAPLPGDVDFTVGAALPISGLTAWQGLFQHGRLRSGQTVLAHGAAGAVGTMVTQLAREAGAYVIGTGRAADRQKALDFGAHEFVDLEHDDLADVGAVDLVFDVIGGSVQEQSARLVRPGGTLVTVTGLGDVHPVDGLSVDFVVESVPSQLTEIVQRVRDGRLRVNIDRVAPLDDAVAALNPTGRRAGKTVIAVRP; from the coding sequence ATGAAGGCCGTCGTGGTGACCGATCAGGCGGAGGGAGCTGCCGGGATGCGGCTGATGGACCGCCCCGAGCCGAGACCGGCGATCAACGACGTACTGGTCGAGGTTCACGCCGCGGCGTACGTGCCCACCGAGATCGACTGGCCCTCCACCTGGGCGGATCGCGCCGGACGCGCGAAGTCGCCGTCGATCCTCGGCCACGACCTCGCCGGCGTCGTGACGGCGCTCGGCTACGGCACGACCGGCCTGACCGTCGGGCAGCGCGTGTTCGGCATCTCCGACTGGCACCGCGACGGCACCCTCGCCGAGTACGTGGCCGTCGAGTCGCGCAACCTCGCCCCCCTGCCAGGAGACGTGGACTTCACCGTCGGCGCCGCCCTCCCGATCTCGGGACTGACCGCCTGGCAGGGCCTGTTCCAGCACGGGCGCCTCCGCTCGGGGCAGACCGTCCTGGCGCACGGCGCCGCCGGAGCGGTCGGAACGATGGTGACCCAGCTGGCCCGGGAGGCCGGTGCGTACGTCATCGGCACCGGGCGCGCCGCCGACCGGCAGAAGGCGCTCGACTTCGGGGCGCACGAGTTCGTCGACCTCGAGCACGACGACCTCGCCGACGTGGGCGCCGTCGACCTGGTGTTCGACGTGATCGGCGGCTCCGTCCAGGAGCAGTCGGCCCGCCTCGTCAGGCCCGGCGGCACCCTCGTCACCGTGACCGGGCTCGGCGACGTGCACCCCGTCGACGGCCTGTCCGTCGACTTCGTCGTCGAGTCCGTGCCGTCGCAACTCACCGAGATCGTCCAGCGGGTGCGCGACGGCCGTCTCCGCGTCAACATCGATCGGGTCGCGCCGCTCGACGACGCCGTCGCGGCGCTCAACCCCACCGGGCGGCGCGCGGGCAAGACCGTGATCGCCGTCCGCCCCTGA
- a CDS encoding TetR/AcrR family transcriptional regulator, whose protein sequence is MAVAADPIPTRLTARGAATRERIVNAAAELMYTRGVGATTLDDVLAASGASKSQLYRHFATKDEIVRAVIELMGERVIRREREALGDVSTLAGLRRWRDALVQNNALQHGAYGCALGSFASEVADHDDVARTRLLALFAEWRELLAAAIRRLQERGGLPPDAPVDDLATGLLAALQGGYMLAQTARDVAPMATSIDMALTHLESLASR, encoded by the coding sequence ATGGCCGTTGCCGCCGATCCGATCCCGACGCGCCTGACCGCGCGCGGCGCGGCGACCCGGGAGCGGATCGTGAACGCCGCTGCGGAACTGATGTACACGCGTGGAGTCGGGGCGACGACCCTCGACGACGTGCTAGCCGCGAGTGGCGCGAGCAAGTCGCAGCTGTACCGGCACTTCGCCACCAAGGACGAGATCGTGCGCGCCGTCATCGAGCTGATGGGCGAGCGCGTGATCCGGCGCGAGCGGGAGGCGCTCGGCGACGTGTCCACCCTCGCCGGCCTGCGCCGCTGGCGCGACGCGCTGGTGCAGAACAACGCGCTCCAGCACGGCGCGTACGGATGCGCCCTCGGCTCGTTCGCCTCCGAGGTGGCCGACCACGACGACGTGGCGCGCACGAGACTGCTCGCCCTCTTCGCCGAGTGGCGGGAGCTGCTGGCGGCGGCGATCCGCCGGTTGCAGGAGCGCGGCGGCCTGCCGCCGGACGCGCCCGTCGACGACCTCGCGACCGGCCTGCTCGCCGCGCTGCAGGGCGGGTACATGCTCGCCCAGACGGCGCGCGATGTCGCACCCATGGCGACGTCGATCGACATGGCGCTGACCCACCTGGAGAGCCTGGCCTCCCGCTGA
- a CDS encoding TetR/AcrR family transcriptional regulator has protein sequence MTTAIPTERRPRADAERNRRRVLDAAMRVFAEHGPSATLGDVARAAGVGIGTIYRKFPDKQALLDALFEDKIDTIMGIVEEAALRDDPGEAFRGYLHGMIELHAHDRSLATVLFGPERYDRFPPGLRHRLGSTADRLIADAVAAGELRPGFTRQDTIALAVMVSTISLASRDTGPELWRRYASIVVDGTRPSAGSAPLAPEPPDFRAMTEALSRVL, from the coding sequence ATGACGACCGCCATCCCGACCGAGCGCCGGCCGCGCGCCGATGCGGAGCGCAACCGGCGTCGCGTGCTCGACGCCGCCATGCGCGTCTTCGCCGAGCATGGTCCGTCGGCGACCCTGGGCGACGTCGCCCGCGCGGCGGGTGTCGGCATCGGCACGATCTACCGCAAGTTCCCGGACAAGCAGGCGCTGCTCGACGCGCTGTTCGAGGACAAGATCGACACGATCATGGGGATCGTCGAGGAGGCCGCGCTCCGCGACGACCCGGGCGAGGCGTTCCGCGGCTACCTCCACGGCATGATCGAGCTGCACGCGCACGACCGCAGCCTTGCCACGGTGCTGTTCGGGCCCGAGCGCTACGACCGCTTCCCGCCCGGCCTCCGTCACCGGCTCGGGAGCACCGCCGACCGGCTGATCGCCGACGCGGTGGCAGCGGGCGAGCTCCGGCCCGGCTTCACCCGCCAGGACACGATCGCGCTGGCCGTGATGGTGAGCACGATCTCCCTGGCCTCCCGCGACACCGGCCCCGAGCTGTGGCGCCGGTACGCCTCGATCGTCGTCGACGGGACCCGGCCCTCCGCCGGATCCGCCCCGCTGGCGCCGGAGCCGCCGGACTTCCGCGCGATGACCGAGGCGCTCAGCCGCGTGCTCTGA
- a CDS encoding transglutaminase-like domain-containing protein produces the protein MIDSAYRLHSAVTDPGPYAGLLQSLPVDVEELVPLIGNVLVHHSRAEGFVAGAGRADDGTELRPIRHVLAAIAALEDGPWSRTRPAGRRLVVDCRTFAVLLAAVLREHGIPARVRFGFAGYLEPSHWQSHVVCEHAQDGV, from the coding sequence GTGATCGACTCCGCCTACCGCCTCCACTCCGCCGTCACGGACCCCGGCCCGTACGCCGGGCTGCTGCAGAGCCTTCCCGTCGACGTGGAGGAGCTGGTCCCGCTGATCGGGAATGTGCTGGTCCACCACTCGCGAGCGGAGGGCTTCGTGGCAGGTGCCGGCAGGGCGGACGACGGCACCGAGCTCCGCCCGATCCGGCACGTGCTGGCCGCGATCGCCGCGCTTGAGGACGGCCCCTGGTCGCGCACCCGGCCTGCGGGTCGGCGACTCGTGGTGGACTGCCGGACGTTCGCCGTGCTCCTCGCCGCGGTGCTGCGTGAGCACGGCATCCCGGCGCGGGTCCGCTTCGGGTTCGCCGGGTACCTGGAGCCGTCGCACTGGCAGTCGCACGTGGTCTGTGAGCACGCGCAGGACGGCGTATAG